A single window of Phaenicophaeus curvirostris isolate KB17595 chromosome 7, BPBGC_Pcur_1.0, whole genome shotgun sequence DNA harbors:
- the BZW1 gene encoding eIF5-mimic protein 2, whose amino-acid sequence MNNQKPQKPTLSGQRFKTRKRDEKERFDPTQFQDCIIQGLSETGSDLEAVAKFLDASGAKLDYRRYAETLFDILVAGGMLAPGGTLADDMTRTNVCVFAAQEDLETMQAFAQVFNKLIRRYKYLEKGFEDEVKKLLLFLKGFSESERNKLAMLTGILLANGTLNASILNSLYNENLVKEGVSAAFAVKLFKSWINEKDINAVAVSLRKVNMDNRLMELFPANKQSVEHFSKYFTEAGLKELSEYVRNQQSIGARKELQKELQEQMSRGDPFKDIILYVKEEMKKNNISEQTVVTIIWSSVMSTVEWNKKEELVAEQAIKHLKQYSPLLAAFTTQGQSELTLLLKIQEYCYDNIHFMKAFQKIVVLFYKAEVLSEEPILKWYKDAHLAKGKSVFLEQMKKFVEWLKNAEEESESEAEEGD is encoded by the exons ATGAATAATCAAAAGCCACAGAAGCCGACGCTATCGGGGCAGcgtttcaaaaccagaaaaagag atgaaaaagagaggTTTGACCCTACTCAGTTCCAAGACTGTATTATTCAAGGTTTAAGCGAAACTGGCAGTGACTTGGAGGCAGTAGCAAAGTTTCTTGATGCTTCTGGTGCAAAACTTGACTATCGCCGCTATGCAGAAACACTTTTTGACATCCTGGTGGCTGGTGGAATGCTGG CCCCAGGTGGTACCCTGGCAGATGACATGACACGCACAAACGTCTGTGTGTTTGCAGCACAAGAAGACCTAGAAACCATGCAAGCATTTGCTCAG GTTTTTAACAAGCTAATCAGGCGTTACAAGTACCTGGAGAAAGGCTTTGAAGATGAAGTCAAAAAG TTGCTGTTGTtcctgaaagggttctcagagTCTGAGCGGAACAAACTGGCCATGTTGACGGGTATTCTGCTAGCCAATGGAACACTTAATGCATCGATTCTCAACAGTCTTTACAATGAGAACTTGGTTAAAGAAG GTGTTTCTGCGGCTTTTGCAGTCAAGCTGTTCAAGTCATGGATAAATGAGAAAGATATTAATGCAGTGGCTGTCAGTCTTCGTAAAGTAAACATGGACAACAGGTTGATG GAACTCTTCCCAGCCAACAAACAAAGTGTGGAACACTTTTCCAAGTACTTTACTGAAGCGGGACTAAAAGAGCTTTCAGAGTATGTTCGGAACCAGCAAAGCATAGGAGCTCGAAAGGAGCTACAGAAAGAACTTCAGGAGCAGATGTCACGGGGAGATCCATTCAAAGAC ATAATCTTGTATGTGaaggaggagatgaagaaaaacaacatctCGGAACAGACCGTGGTAACCATAATCTGGTCAAGTGTAATGAGCACAGTGGAATGGAATAAAAAGGAGGAACTGGTAGCAGAGCAAGCCATTAAGCACTTGAAG CAATACAGCCCTCTACTTGCTGCCTTTACTACCCAAGGTCAATCAGAGCTAACTCTTCTGTTGAAGATTCAGGAGTATTGTTATGACAACATTCACTTCATGAAGGCCTTCCAGAAAATAGTGGTGCTCTTCTATAAGG CTGAAGTTCTGAGTGAAGAACCCATCCTGAAGTGGTATAAGGATGCACATCTTGCAAAAGGAAAGAGTGTTTTTCTGGAGCAAATGAAAAAGTTTGTTGAATGGCTCAAGAATGCTGAAGAAG AGTCGGAGTCTGAAGCTGAAGAGGGTGACTGA